The genomic stretch GAAAGCGTTTGGAAAGGACTGTCGTAAACAATTCTTACGGCGGTGCCTCAACGGCGCCTAAGGCAATCTTTGGACGGCTCATGAATGTGGCTTCTACAGCCCATCTTCCAGAGGTCGGCAGAAAATTGAATGAGTCGATAGAAAAAGTGATGTCCTCTATGGTTGAGGCTGGAGGTTTTCCGAAAATCCTGAATCTCGAAGGGCAAGCTGATTTTGCCTTGGGATTCTACCACCGGCGGGCCGCATTTCGGGCTAACCGTGAAAAAGAGAAAGATGAAGGAGAGAATCAATGAGCTATACTGATCCGACGAAGCGCCATGAGTTTGTTTTGTTGTTTGACGTAACGAACGGAAATCCGAACGGAGATCCTGACGCCGGAAACTTGCCCCGTGTGGATCCTGAAACCATGCATGGTCTGGTGACCGATGTCGCGCTTAAACGTAAGGTACGTGACTATCTTCAACTTACGCAAAACGTTTCCATTTTTATCCAAAGCAAAGTAGCGCTCAACACATTAAAAGAACAAGTTGCGGGCAAAGTGGAGCCTCCAATCAGCAAAGAAGAGAAGGAAGGTAAGAAAGTGATCCCCAGGCTTCAGTCTCAGTTGTGCAAGGAGTATTTCGATATTCGTATGTTCGGGGCTGTCCTCGCGACAGGTGAAAAGGATGCCCGGCTTAATGCGGGGCAGGTGCGCGGTCCGGCGCAATTCACTTTCGCACGGTCCATTAATCCGGTTTTACCTCTTGATTTGGCCATTACCAGACAGGCGCGTACTACAGAGGAAAGGATGGAAACCGGAACGACGGAAATGGGCCGTAAGACCCTAATACCTTACGGCCTTTACCGATCTCACGGTTATTTTAATCCGTTTTTAGCCAAAAATACCGGTGTGGACACTGATGATTTGATGGCTCTATGGAGTGCCCTTGCAAACCTTTTCGACTTTGATCGTTCGGCAGCGCGGGCAGAAATGGCGGTGCGAGGTCTTTGGGTCTATACTCACGATAACGAGAAGGGCAATGCTCCCGCTCACAGACTTTTTGAACTGATTAAAACCCCTGCCATTGAGAGATCGCCACGGTCTTTTGAAGATTATGCTGAAGTTATTAGGTTTCCTAAGGATGGTCCACTTGATGATCAAGGATTCCCTGGTGTGGCGTTGAAGCGATTGGTTTAGGGCGGGCGCTAGGGTATTAAGCTTAGAAGGGAATCCTTGTCTCCTCTTACGGAGGTTATTGTGATTACTGTCGCAATAGGATGGCGGAAATTGTCTTCAACGCCGTGGTTTTCTTTTGCGACTGGGTTTGTGGGCAGG from Syntrophobacterales bacterium encodes the following:
- the cas7c gene encoding type I-C CRISPR-associated protein Cas7/Csd2; the protein is MSYTDPTKRHEFVLLFDVTNGNPNGDPDAGNLPRVDPETMHGLVTDVALKRKVRDYLQLTQNVSIFIQSKVALNTLKEQVAGKVEPPISKEEKEGKKVIPRLQSQLCKEYFDIRMFGAVLATGEKDARLNAGQVRGPAQFTFARSINPVLPLDLAITRQARTTEERMETGTTEMGRKTLIPYGLYRSHGYFNPFLAKNTGVDTDDLMALWSALANLFDFDRSAARAEMAVRGLWVYTHDNEKGNAPAHRLFELIKTPAIERSPRSFEDYAEVIRFPKDGPLDDQGFPGVALKRLV